A stretch of the Acanthochromis polyacanthus isolate Apoly-LR-REF ecotype Palm Island chromosome 22, KAUST_Apoly_ChrSc, whole genome shotgun sequence genome encodes the following:
- the LOC110967832 gene encoding diphthamide biosynthesis protein 3-like, producing the protein MSVFHDEVEIEDFEYDEDTETFHFPCPCGDRFAITKEDLENGEEVATCPSCSLIVRVIYDKELFMSGEVVEAPSESRLELLQS; encoded by the exons ATGTCGGTGTTTCACGACGAGGTGGAGATCGAGGACTTTGAGTACGACGAGGACACGGAGACGTTCCACTTCCCGTGTCCCTGCGGGGACAGATTCGCGATCACGAAG gagGACCTGGAGAACGGTGAGGAGGTGGCGACGTGTCCAAGCTGCTCTCTGATCGTCAGAGTGATCTACGATAAG GAGTTGTTCATGTCCGGAGAAGTGGTTGAAGCTCCGTCAGAGTCCAGACTGGAGCTGCTCCAGTCCTGA